TGGATCTGCAGGATGGTGAAGAGGCGGGCATCAAAAGCGTGTCCATCGAAGTGACCGGCCAGTATGCCTACGGCTACCTCAAGGCGGAAGCCGGCGTACATCGCCTGGTGCGCATCTCACCCTTTGACGCCAACAAACGGCGGCATACCTCCTTCGCCTCGGTCTTTGTCTATCCGGAGATCGACAACAACGCAGAGATCAGTGTGGATGAAAAAGATCTGCGCATCGACACCTATCGTTCCAGCGGCGCCGGCGGTCAACACGTCAACAAGACCAGCTCCGCCATTCGCATCACCCATCTTCCGACCAACATTGTAGTGACGTGCCAAAACGAACGGTCGCAGCACCGCAACAAAGAATCGGCGATGAAAATATTGTTATCCAAATTATATCAGATGAAACTGGAGGAGGAGGAGGCGCAGCGGGCCAAGCTGGAAAGCACCAAGCGGGAGATCGCCTGGGGCAGCCAGATCCGTTCCTATGTCTTTCATCCCTACTATCTGGTCAAAGACCATCGCACCGAGCATGAGACCAGCAACATCT
This DNA window, taken from bacterium, encodes the following:
- a CDS encoding peptide chain release factor 2, which produces MTRNAYKRSGGLFDIDQKSQAIEALEAKTQQANFWNNNEAAQKVMREITELRQWVDTWKKLDKQRRDAADLLTLAAEESDETIGKELTRDLDQLEKAVSDLEFRRMLGHPQDIKNAILTIHPGAGGTESQDWAQMLMRMYLRYIERSGFGSEILDLQDGEEAGIKSVSIEVTGQYAYGYLKAEAGVHRLVRISPFDANKRRHTSFASVFVYPEIDNNAEISVDEKDLRIDTYRSSGAGGQHVNKTSSAIRITHLPTNIVVTCQNERSQHRNKESAMKILLSKLYQMKLEEEEAQRAKLESTKREIAWGSQIRSYVFHPYYLVKDHRTEHETSNISSVMDGDLDDFIHAYLMQQ